The Engraulis encrasicolus isolate BLACKSEA-1 chromosome 22, IST_EnEncr_1.0, whole genome shotgun sequence genome includes a region encoding these proteins:
- the stk33 gene encoding serine/threonine-protein kinase 33 isoform X1 — translation MASQWTRANSAERKVPHTRMEDELDIQQIYSFGRKLGQGSFGVVCEATHKETQKKWAIKKVNKEKAGSSGVKLLEREVSILKNVNHEHIIHLKEVFETPKRMYLVTELCEGGELKELLQKRTRFKEEDARHIINSIAQAIVYLHKKDIVHRDLKLENILVKSSHRGDDNNTVNIKVTDFGLSVQKGGVGSENMLQATCGTPYYMAPEVINGHEYSQQCDVWSIGVIMYLLLSGDPPFMELELIKRGKLTFTNPVWDTISDAAKKVLCCLLEVDPAHRITASELLDNPWLTGDTSAAMRPTNVLEMMRQFRNDPEELELDELEAAGSGMEELSLCGSVDGTSDTQTQARTQAQAKSRTETQTQTESLKQKQTQTKASQEQSGASSNCVPLTQESEAEGTVPLTPSPSKQRHKKKNMHSSSNGLKKNGPAAKVSTNTQVVAANPPQVIRAPKTAAAPLAVASPQTAATRPQSLRVLQASARRIRAAAVAAAVAEPCLCAEACLGVRHGHLGHLCPAVTAPSPRRCPRAGAARECLQAKAHQAKTPRVRRVPKQPGTIAHSSSWGEPASLLDT, via the exons ATGGCCTCCCAGTGGACCCGTGCGAACAGCGCCGAGAGGAAGGTGCCTCACACACGCATGGAGGACGAGCTCGACATtcag CAAATCTACTCCTTCGGGAGGAAACTAGGTCAAGGAAGCTTCGGGGTCGTCTGTGAAGCCACCCACAAAGAGACACAGAAGAAGTGGGCCATCAAGAAGGTGAACAAAGAAAAG gcaggGAGCTCGGGAGTGAAGTTGCTGGAGAGGGAGGTGAGCATTCTAAAGAACGTCAATCACGAGCACATCATTCACCTGAAGGAGGTGTTCGAAACACCaaag AGGATGTACCTGGTGACTGAGCTGTGTGAAGGTGGTGAGCTGAAGGAGTTACTTCAGAAGAGGACGCGCTTCAAAGAGGAGGACGCACGCCACATCATCAACAGCATTGCACAGGCCATAGTCTACCTACACAAGAAGG ATATCGTGCATCGGGACCTAAAGCTGGAAAACATCCTCGTTAAGAGCAGTCACCGCGGTGATGATAACAACACGGTCAACATCAAG GTGACAGACTTTGGGCTGTCTGTGCAGAAAGGAGGAGTGGGCAGTGAGAACATGCTGCAAGCCACCTGCGGCACTCCATATTACATGG CCCCTGAGGTCATCAACGGCCACGAGTACAGCCAGCAGTGCGACGTGTGGAGCATCGGGGTCATCATGTACCTGCT gctgagtGGAGATCCTCCGTTCATGGAGCTGGAGCTGATCAAGAGAGGCAAGCTGACCTTCACCAACCCCGTCTGGGACACCATCAGCGACGCAG CTAAGAAGGTGCTGTGTTGCCTGCTGGAGGTGGACCCTGCCCATCGCATCACAGCCAGTGAGCTGCTCGACAACCCCTGGCTcaca GGTGACACTAGCGCGGCAATGCGACCCACCAACGTGCTGGAGATGATGCGGCAGTTCCGGAACGATCCGGAAGAGCTGGAGCTGGACGAGCTGGAGGCGGCCGGGTCGGGCATGGAGGAGCTGTCGCTGTGCGGATCCGTAGACGGAACCTCCGACACGCAGACGCAGGCACGGACGCAGGCACAGGCAAAGTCTCGGACTGAGACGCAAACACAGACTGAGTCACTGAAGCAGAAGCAGACGCAGACTAAAGCCTCCCAAGAGCAGTCTGGTGCCAGCAGCAACTGTGTGCCGCTCACACAGGAGTCAGAAGCAGAAGGCACTGTGCCTCTCACCCCGTCCCCCTCCAAACAG AGACACAAGAAGAAGAACATGCACTCTTCCTCCAATGGGTTGAAAAAGAACGGGCCAGCTGCTAAGGTCTCCACTAACACACAG GTGGTAGCGGCAAACCCTCCGCAGGTCATCCGGGCCCCAAAAACGGCAGCAGCGCCGCTGGCAGTGGCGTCCCCTCAGACCGCAGCGACGCGGCCCCAAAGTCTACGTGTGTTGCAGGCAAGTGCGAGACGCATTCGGGCAGCAGCGGTGGCAGCAGCGGTGGCAGAGCCATGTCTGTGTGCGGAGGCGTGTCTGGGTGTCCGTCACGGTCACCTAGGCCATCTTTGCCCGGCGGTAACAGCACCAAGCCCAAGAAGGTGCCCTAGGGCTGGGGCAGCGAGAGAGTGCTTGCAGGCCAAGGCCCACCAGGCCAAGACCCCGCGGGTCAGGAGAGTGCCAAAGCAGCCTGGCACCATTGCCCACAGTTCTTCCTGGGGCGAGCCTGCTAGCCTACTGGACACGTGA
- the stk33 gene encoding serine/threonine-protein kinase 33 isoform X3 codes for MASQWTRANSAERKVPHTRMEDELDIQQIYSFGRKLGQGSFGVVCEATHKETQKKWAIKKVNKEKAGSSGVKLLEREVSILKNVNHEHIIHLKEVFETPKRMYLVTELCEGGELKELLQKRTRFKEEDARHIINSIAQAIVYLHKKDIVHRDLKLENILVKSSHRGDDNNTVNIKVTDFGLSVQKGGVGSENMLQATCGTPYYMAPEVINGHEYSQQCDVWSIGVIMYLLLSGDPPFMELELIKRGKLTFTNPVWDTISDAAKKVLCCLLEVDPAHRITASELLDNPWLTGDTSAAMRPTNVLEMMRQFRNDPEELELDELEAAGSGMEELSLCGSVDGTSDTQTQRHKKKNMHSSSNGLKKNGPAAKVSTNTQVVAANPPQVIRAPKTAAAPLAVASPQTAATRPQSLRVLQASARRIRAAAVAAAVAEPCLCAEACLGVRHGHLGHLCPAVTAPSPRRCPRAGAARECLQAKAHQAKTPRVRRVPKQPGTIAHSSSWGEPASLLDT; via the exons ATGGCCTCCCAGTGGACCCGTGCGAACAGCGCCGAGAGGAAGGTGCCTCACACACGCATGGAGGACGAGCTCGACATtcag CAAATCTACTCCTTCGGGAGGAAACTAGGTCAAGGAAGCTTCGGGGTCGTCTGTGAAGCCACCCACAAAGAGACACAGAAGAAGTGGGCCATCAAGAAGGTGAACAAAGAAAAG gcaggGAGCTCGGGAGTGAAGTTGCTGGAGAGGGAGGTGAGCATTCTAAAGAACGTCAATCACGAGCACATCATTCACCTGAAGGAGGTGTTCGAAACACCaaag AGGATGTACCTGGTGACTGAGCTGTGTGAAGGTGGTGAGCTGAAGGAGTTACTTCAGAAGAGGACGCGCTTCAAAGAGGAGGACGCACGCCACATCATCAACAGCATTGCACAGGCCATAGTCTACCTACACAAGAAGG ATATCGTGCATCGGGACCTAAAGCTGGAAAACATCCTCGTTAAGAGCAGTCACCGCGGTGATGATAACAACACGGTCAACATCAAG GTGACAGACTTTGGGCTGTCTGTGCAGAAAGGAGGAGTGGGCAGTGAGAACATGCTGCAAGCCACCTGCGGCACTCCATATTACATGG CCCCTGAGGTCATCAACGGCCACGAGTACAGCCAGCAGTGCGACGTGTGGAGCATCGGGGTCATCATGTACCTGCT gctgagtGGAGATCCTCCGTTCATGGAGCTGGAGCTGATCAAGAGAGGCAAGCTGACCTTCACCAACCCCGTCTGGGACACCATCAGCGACGCAG CTAAGAAGGTGCTGTGTTGCCTGCTGGAGGTGGACCCTGCCCATCGCATCACAGCCAGTGAGCTGCTCGACAACCCCTGGCTcaca GGTGACACTAGCGCGGCAATGCGACCCACCAACGTGCTGGAGATGATGCGGCAGTTCCGGAACGATCCGGAAGAGCTGGAGCTGGACGAGCTGGAGGCGGCCGGGTCGGGCATGGAGGAGCTGTCGCTGTGCGGATCCGTAGACGGAACCTCCGACACGCAGACGCAG AGACACAAGAAGAAGAACATGCACTCTTCCTCCAATGGGTTGAAAAAGAACGGGCCAGCTGCTAAGGTCTCCACTAACACACAG GTGGTAGCGGCAAACCCTCCGCAGGTCATCCGGGCCCCAAAAACGGCAGCAGCGCCGCTGGCAGTGGCGTCCCCTCAGACCGCAGCGACGCGGCCCCAAAGTCTACGTGTGTTGCAGGCAAGTGCGAGACGCATTCGGGCAGCAGCGGTGGCAGCAGCGGTGGCAGAGCCATGTCTGTGTGCGGAGGCGTGTCTGGGTGTCCGTCACGGTCACCTAGGCCATCTTTGCCCGGCGGTAACAGCACCAAGCCCAAGAAGGTGCCCTAGGGCTGGGGCAGCGAGAGAGTGCTTGCAGGCCAAGGCCCACCAGGCCAAGACCCCGCGGGTCAGGAGAGTGCCAAAGCAGCCTGGCACCATTGCCCACAGTTCTTCCTGGGGCGAGCCTGCTAGCCTACTGGACACGTGA
- the stk33 gene encoding serine/threonine-protein kinase 33 isoform X6, translating into MASQWTRANSAERKVPHTRMEDELDIQQIYSFGRKLGQGSFGVVCEATHKETQKKWAIKKVNKEKAGSSGVKLLEREVSILKNVNHEHIIHLKEVFETPKRMYLVTELCEGGELKELLQKRTRFKEEDARHIINSIAQAIVYLHKKDIVHRDLKLENILVKSSHRGDDNNTVNIKVTDFGLSVQKGGVGSENMLQATCGTPYYMAPEVINGHEYSQQCDVWSIGVIMYLLLSGDPPFMELELIKRGKLTFTNPVWDTISDAAKKVLCCLLEVDPAHRITASELLDNPWLTGDTSAAMRPTNVLEMMRQFRNDPEELELDELEAAGSGMEELSLCGSVDGTSDTQTQRHKKKNMHSSSNGLKKNGPAAKVSTNTQGWTVPKNQCVRFQPRGVHVFS; encoded by the exons ATGGCCTCCCAGTGGACCCGTGCGAACAGCGCCGAGAGGAAGGTGCCTCACACACGCATGGAGGACGAGCTCGACATtcag CAAATCTACTCCTTCGGGAGGAAACTAGGTCAAGGAAGCTTCGGGGTCGTCTGTGAAGCCACCCACAAAGAGACACAGAAGAAGTGGGCCATCAAGAAGGTGAACAAAGAAAAG gcaggGAGCTCGGGAGTGAAGTTGCTGGAGAGGGAGGTGAGCATTCTAAAGAACGTCAATCACGAGCACATCATTCACCTGAAGGAGGTGTTCGAAACACCaaag AGGATGTACCTGGTGACTGAGCTGTGTGAAGGTGGTGAGCTGAAGGAGTTACTTCAGAAGAGGACGCGCTTCAAAGAGGAGGACGCACGCCACATCATCAACAGCATTGCACAGGCCATAGTCTACCTACACAAGAAGG ATATCGTGCATCGGGACCTAAAGCTGGAAAACATCCTCGTTAAGAGCAGTCACCGCGGTGATGATAACAACACGGTCAACATCAAG GTGACAGACTTTGGGCTGTCTGTGCAGAAAGGAGGAGTGGGCAGTGAGAACATGCTGCAAGCCACCTGCGGCACTCCATATTACATGG CCCCTGAGGTCATCAACGGCCACGAGTACAGCCAGCAGTGCGACGTGTGGAGCATCGGGGTCATCATGTACCTGCT gctgagtGGAGATCCTCCGTTCATGGAGCTGGAGCTGATCAAGAGAGGCAAGCTGACCTTCACCAACCCCGTCTGGGACACCATCAGCGACGCAG CTAAGAAGGTGCTGTGTTGCCTGCTGGAGGTGGACCCTGCCCATCGCATCACAGCCAGTGAGCTGCTCGACAACCCCTGGCTcaca GGTGACACTAGCGCGGCAATGCGACCCACCAACGTGCTGGAGATGATGCGGCAGTTCCGGAACGATCCGGAAGAGCTGGAGCTGGACGAGCTGGAGGCGGCCGGGTCGGGCATGGAGGAGCTGTCGCTGTGCGGATCCGTAGACGGAACCTCCGACACGCAGACGCAG AGACACAAGAAGAAGAACATGCACTCTTCCTCCAATGGGTTGAAAAAGAACGGGCCAGCTGCTAAGGTCTCCACTAACACACAG ggctggactgtgcCAAAAAATCAGTGCGTCCGTTTTCAGCCAAGAGGGGTCCATGTATTCAGCTAA
- the stk33 gene encoding serine/threonine-protein kinase 33 isoform X2, which yields MASQWTRANSAERKVPHTRMEDELDIQQIYSFGRKLGQGSFGVVCEATHKETQKKWAIKKVNKEKAGSSGVKLLEREVSILKNVNHEHIIHLKEVFETPKRMYLVTELCEGGELKELLQKRTRFKEEDARHIINSIAQAIVYLHKKDIVHRDLKLENILVKSSHRGDDNNTVNIKVTDFGLSVQKGGVGSENMLQATCGTPYYMAPEVINGHEYSQQCDVWSIGVIMYLLLSGDPPFMELELIKRGKLTFTNPVWDTISDAAKKVLCCLLEVDPAHRITASELLDNPWLTGDTSAAMRPTNVLEMMRQFRNDPEELELDELEAAGSGMEELSLCGSVDGTSDTQTQARTQAQAKSRTETQTQTESLKQKQTQTKASQEQSGASSNCVPLTQESEAEGTVPLTPSPSKQRHKKKNMHSSSNGLKKNGPAAKVSTNTQSHAGGSGKPSAGHPGPKNGSSAAGSGVPSDRSDAAPKSTCVAGKCETHSGSSGGSSGGRAMSVCGGVSGCPSRSPRPSLPGGNSTKPKKVP from the exons ATGGCCTCCCAGTGGACCCGTGCGAACAGCGCCGAGAGGAAGGTGCCTCACACACGCATGGAGGACGAGCTCGACATtcag CAAATCTACTCCTTCGGGAGGAAACTAGGTCAAGGAAGCTTCGGGGTCGTCTGTGAAGCCACCCACAAAGAGACACAGAAGAAGTGGGCCATCAAGAAGGTGAACAAAGAAAAG gcaggGAGCTCGGGAGTGAAGTTGCTGGAGAGGGAGGTGAGCATTCTAAAGAACGTCAATCACGAGCACATCATTCACCTGAAGGAGGTGTTCGAAACACCaaag AGGATGTACCTGGTGACTGAGCTGTGTGAAGGTGGTGAGCTGAAGGAGTTACTTCAGAAGAGGACGCGCTTCAAAGAGGAGGACGCACGCCACATCATCAACAGCATTGCACAGGCCATAGTCTACCTACACAAGAAGG ATATCGTGCATCGGGACCTAAAGCTGGAAAACATCCTCGTTAAGAGCAGTCACCGCGGTGATGATAACAACACGGTCAACATCAAG GTGACAGACTTTGGGCTGTCTGTGCAGAAAGGAGGAGTGGGCAGTGAGAACATGCTGCAAGCCACCTGCGGCACTCCATATTACATGG CCCCTGAGGTCATCAACGGCCACGAGTACAGCCAGCAGTGCGACGTGTGGAGCATCGGGGTCATCATGTACCTGCT gctgagtGGAGATCCTCCGTTCATGGAGCTGGAGCTGATCAAGAGAGGCAAGCTGACCTTCACCAACCCCGTCTGGGACACCATCAGCGACGCAG CTAAGAAGGTGCTGTGTTGCCTGCTGGAGGTGGACCCTGCCCATCGCATCACAGCCAGTGAGCTGCTCGACAACCCCTGGCTcaca GGTGACACTAGCGCGGCAATGCGACCCACCAACGTGCTGGAGATGATGCGGCAGTTCCGGAACGATCCGGAAGAGCTGGAGCTGGACGAGCTGGAGGCGGCCGGGTCGGGCATGGAGGAGCTGTCGCTGTGCGGATCCGTAGACGGAACCTCCGACACGCAGACGCAGGCACGGACGCAGGCACAGGCAAAGTCTCGGACTGAGACGCAAACACAGACTGAGTCACTGAAGCAGAAGCAGACGCAGACTAAAGCCTCCCAAGAGCAGTCTGGTGCCAGCAGCAACTGTGTGCCGCTCACACAGGAGTCAGAAGCAGAAGGCACTGTGCCTCTCACCCCGTCCCCCTCCAAACAG AGACACAAGAAGAAGAACATGCACTCTTCCTCCAATGGGTTGAAAAAGAACGGGCCAGCTGCTAAGGTCTCCACTAACACACAG TCCCACGCAGGTGGTAGCGGCAAACCCTCCGCAGGTCATCCGGGCCCCAAAAACGGCAGCAGCGCCGCTGGCAGTGGCGTCCCCTCAGACCGCAGCGACGCGGCCCCAAAGTCTACGTGTGTTGCAGGCAAGTGCGAGACGCATTCGGGCAGCAGCGGTGGCAGCAGCGGTGGCAGAGCCATGTCTGTGTGCGGAGGCGTGTCTGGGTGTCCGTCACGGTCACCTAGGCCATCTTTGCCCGGCGGTAACAGCACCAAGCCCAAGAAGGTGCCCTAG
- the stk33 gene encoding serine/threonine-protein kinase 33 isoform X5 has protein sequence MASQWTRANSAERKVPHTRMEDELDIQQIYSFGRKLGQGSFGVVCEATHKETQKKWAIKKVNKEKAGSSGVKLLEREVSILKNVNHEHIIHLKEVFETPKRMYLVTELCEGGELKELLQKRTRFKEEDARHIINSIAQAIVYLHKKDIVHRDLKLENILVKSSHRGDDNNTVNIKVTDFGLSVQKGGVGSENMLQATCGTPYYMAPEVINGHEYSQQCDVWSIGVIMYLLLSGDPPFMELELIKRGKLTFTNPVWDTISDAAKKVLCCLLEVDPAHRITASELLDNPWLTGDTSAAMRPTNVLEMMRQFRNDPEELELDELEAAGSGMEELSLCGSVDGTSDTQTQARTQAQAKSRTETQTQTESLKQKQTQTKASQEQSGASSNCVPLTQESEAEGTVPLTPSPSKQRHKKKNMHSSSNGLKKNGPAAKVSTNTQGWTVPKNQCVRFQPRGVHVFS, from the exons ATGGCCTCCCAGTGGACCCGTGCGAACAGCGCCGAGAGGAAGGTGCCTCACACACGCATGGAGGACGAGCTCGACATtcag CAAATCTACTCCTTCGGGAGGAAACTAGGTCAAGGAAGCTTCGGGGTCGTCTGTGAAGCCACCCACAAAGAGACACAGAAGAAGTGGGCCATCAAGAAGGTGAACAAAGAAAAG gcaggGAGCTCGGGAGTGAAGTTGCTGGAGAGGGAGGTGAGCATTCTAAAGAACGTCAATCACGAGCACATCATTCACCTGAAGGAGGTGTTCGAAACACCaaag AGGATGTACCTGGTGACTGAGCTGTGTGAAGGTGGTGAGCTGAAGGAGTTACTTCAGAAGAGGACGCGCTTCAAAGAGGAGGACGCACGCCACATCATCAACAGCATTGCACAGGCCATAGTCTACCTACACAAGAAGG ATATCGTGCATCGGGACCTAAAGCTGGAAAACATCCTCGTTAAGAGCAGTCACCGCGGTGATGATAACAACACGGTCAACATCAAG GTGACAGACTTTGGGCTGTCTGTGCAGAAAGGAGGAGTGGGCAGTGAGAACATGCTGCAAGCCACCTGCGGCACTCCATATTACATGG CCCCTGAGGTCATCAACGGCCACGAGTACAGCCAGCAGTGCGACGTGTGGAGCATCGGGGTCATCATGTACCTGCT gctgagtGGAGATCCTCCGTTCATGGAGCTGGAGCTGATCAAGAGAGGCAAGCTGACCTTCACCAACCCCGTCTGGGACACCATCAGCGACGCAG CTAAGAAGGTGCTGTGTTGCCTGCTGGAGGTGGACCCTGCCCATCGCATCACAGCCAGTGAGCTGCTCGACAACCCCTGGCTcaca GGTGACACTAGCGCGGCAATGCGACCCACCAACGTGCTGGAGATGATGCGGCAGTTCCGGAACGATCCGGAAGAGCTGGAGCTGGACGAGCTGGAGGCGGCCGGGTCGGGCATGGAGGAGCTGTCGCTGTGCGGATCCGTAGACGGAACCTCCGACACGCAGACGCAGGCACGGACGCAGGCACAGGCAAAGTCTCGGACTGAGACGCAAACACAGACTGAGTCACTGAAGCAGAAGCAGACGCAGACTAAAGCCTCCCAAGAGCAGTCTGGTGCCAGCAGCAACTGTGTGCCGCTCACACAGGAGTCAGAAGCAGAAGGCACTGTGCCTCTCACCCCGTCCCCCTCCAAACAG AGACACAAGAAGAAGAACATGCACTCTTCCTCCAATGGGTTGAAAAAGAACGGGCCAGCTGCTAAGGTCTCCACTAACACACAG ggctggactgtgcCAAAAAATCAGTGCGTCCGTTTTCAGCCAAGAGGGGTCCATGTATTCAGCTAA
- the stk33 gene encoding serine/threonine-protein kinase 33 isoform X4, which produces MASQWTRANSAERKVPHTRMEDELDIQQIYSFGRKLGQGSFGVVCEATHKETQKKWAIKKVNKEKAGSSGVKLLEREVSILKNVNHEHIIHLKEVFETPKRMYLVTELCEGGELKELLQKRTRFKEEDARHIINSIAQAIVYLHKKDIVHRDLKLENILVKSSHRGDDNNTVNIKVTDFGLSVQKGGVGSENMLQATCGTPYYMAPEVINGHEYSQQCDVWSIGVIMYLLLSGDPPFMELELIKRGKLTFTNPVWDTISDAAKKVLCCLLEVDPAHRITASELLDNPWLTGDTSAAMRPTNVLEMMRQFRNDPEELELDELEAAGSGMEELSLCGSVDGTSDTQTQRHKKKNMHSSSNGLKKNGPAAKVSTNTQSHAGGSGKPSAGHPGPKNGSSAAGSGVPSDRSDAAPKSTCVAGKCETHSGSSGGSSGGRAMSVCGGVSGCPSRSPRPSLPGGNSTKPKKVP; this is translated from the exons ATGGCCTCCCAGTGGACCCGTGCGAACAGCGCCGAGAGGAAGGTGCCTCACACACGCATGGAGGACGAGCTCGACATtcag CAAATCTACTCCTTCGGGAGGAAACTAGGTCAAGGAAGCTTCGGGGTCGTCTGTGAAGCCACCCACAAAGAGACACAGAAGAAGTGGGCCATCAAGAAGGTGAACAAAGAAAAG gcaggGAGCTCGGGAGTGAAGTTGCTGGAGAGGGAGGTGAGCATTCTAAAGAACGTCAATCACGAGCACATCATTCACCTGAAGGAGGTGTTCGAAACACCaaag AGGATGTACCTGGTGACTGAGCTGTGTGAAGGTGGTGAGCTGAAGGAGTTACTTCAGAAGAGGACGCGCTTCAAAGAGGAGGACGCACGCCACATCATCAACAGCATTGCACAGGCCATAGTCTACCTACACAAGAAGG ATATCGTGCATCGGGACCTAAAGCTGGAAAACATCCTCGTTAAGAGCAGTCACCGCGGTGATGATAACAACACGGTCAACATCAAG GTGACAGACTTTGGGCTGTCTGTGCAGAAAGGAGGAGTGGGCAGTGAGAACATGCTGCAAGCCACCTGCGGCACTCCATATTACATGG CCCCTGAGGTCATCAACGGCCACGAGTACAGCCAGCAGTGCGACGTGTGGAGCATCGGGGTCATCATGTACCTGCT gctgagtGGAGATCCTCCGTTCATGGAGCTGGAGCTGATCAAGAGAGGCAAGCTGACCTTCACCAACCCCGTCTGGGACACCATCAGCGACGCAG CTAAGAAGGTGCTGTGTTGCCTGCTGGAGGTGGACCCTGCCCATCGCATCACAGCCAGTGAGCTGCTCGACAACCCCTGGCTcaca GGTGACACTAGCGCGGCAATGCGACCCACCAACGTGCTGGAGATGATGCGGCAGTTCCGGAACGATCCGGAAGAGCTGGAGCTGGACGAGCTGGAGGCGGCCGGGTCGGGCATGGAGGAGCTGTCGCTGTGCGGATCCGTAGACGGAACCTCCGACACGCAGACGCAG AGACACAAGAAGAAGAACATGCACTCTTCCTCCAATGGGTTGAAAAAGAACGGGCCAGCTGCTAAGGTCTCCACTAACACACAG TCCCACGCAGGTGGTAGCGGCAAACCCTCCGCAGGTCATCCGGGCCCCAAAAACGGCAGCAGCGCCGCTGGCAGTGGCGTCCCCTCAGACCGCAGCGACGCGGCCCCAAAGTCTACGTGTGTTGCAGGCAAGTGCGAGACGCATTCGGGCAGCAGCGGTGGCAGCAGCGGTGGCAGAGCCATGTCTGTGTGCGGAGGCGTGTCTGGGTGTCCGTCACGGTCACCTAGGCCATCTTTGCCCGGCGGTAACAGCACCAAGCCCAAGAAGGTGCCCTAG